One Eptesicus fuscus isolate TK198812 chromosome 13, DD_ASM_mEF_20220401, whole genome shotgun sequence genomic window, tccatgtttctctctctctctgtctctccccatcccttccattctAGAAaccattggaaaaatatcctcgggtgaggattaacaaaacaataacaacaacaaaaaagaacaatcTTCAAGTGatactattaaatttttttaaatatattttattgattttttacagagaagaagggagagagatagagagttagaaacatcgatgagagagaaacatcgatcagctgcctcctgcgtgccccccactggggatgtgcccgcaacccacgtacgtgcccttgaccggaatcgaacccgggacctttcagtccgcaggccgacgctctatccactgagccaaaccggtttcggctaaatttttaaaaggtatagaAGTGTTCATGCTTTGCTACCATATGTATAAAACAAACATTACATAGACTATGTGTAGGATACACTAGAAATTAATAATAGTGGTAACTCTTGGAAGGAGAACTTGGTGGCAAGGGGACCGGTGTGGAAGGGAGACATAACTTTTCATTGTATGCATTTTGTACCTTTTATTTTGTATCATATGCATGCATCATTTATTAaagtagttaaataaaaataaaaatagttaacttACCTTTGCATTATCCACCTGCAGGTTGACATTAATTAAATGAGGCAGATGTTTAATACCATACTGACTTTTCATGCTTCCCAACTTACTTCCCTAATTataattagggaaatgtaaactTTAAGTCATTAATCTACTTGATTTTTTATTAAGCAACTCTCCCTAGAACGACCTTATTAATAACTTTCAAAGTTACTTATATGCTTTGTCAATGTTCATTGCATTTtacttaattataattaatatatattctattttttatttgcatacatgtgtcaatacaaatattttgttgttgttgttaatcctcacctgaggatatttttccattgaattttagagagagtggaaaagagggggagagacagagagaaacatggatctgagagagactcatcgattggttgcctcctgcacgtgccccgattAAGGCcgggatccagtctgcaaccgaggtacgtgctcttgactggaattaaacctgggaccctttagtccgagggctgacgctctatccactaagctaaTCCAACTAGAGCCAAGTATTTTTTAGTAACCATGCAATATTCAACTTGAACATACCTAACCATTACTCGATTGTTGgatattttgtttctaattttttacttCTATAAATAATACTATGAAAAACATCTTTGTAAAAATAACTTGCTTTCTTGAGGCCAATTATTTTCATGCCAGAAATTAAAATCTCATTCTATCTTTTCATCCCTTTCATTCAGAAAAGGGGAGgcccagctgacgtggctcagtggttgagcgtcaaactatgaatcaggagttgacagtttgattcctggtcagggcacatgcccaggttttgggcttgattcccagtagggggcgtgcaggaggcagctgatcaatgattctcattagtgatgtttctgctatattctaaaatgtttaaaaattatgttttggaTTTTCTGCAGCTCTGTTCTTTATTGTCAGAAATAACAGagctaattttaataaattttatttttttttaaatatatttttattgatttcagagaggaaggaagtgggagagagagagagaaacatcaatgatgagagagaatcactgatcggctgcctcctacactccccccactggggatcaaacccacaacccaggcctgtgccctgactggaatcaaacccagtctgctggccaatgctctattcactgagccaaaacagctagggctcattttaataaattttaaatttgcctTGCAAACCACCCAGGAAAGGCAGATGTGGGTGGAGCATATTCTAGGTTCCGAGTCCTGTGCCCAATGAGTGTAGCAGCACGGGCTGAACCAGGGCTGGGCGGCATCTGCTCCTCTCTGGGTGGAATCCTGTATTTCTTTCCCCAGGGCCTATGATCCTGCAGATTATGAGCACTTGCCAGTTTCTGCTGAGGTTAAAGAACTCTTCCAGTATATAAGTAGGTGAGTACTAGGTCTTCTTTCCATAACCCCCAGGCCTATCCCCTTTCCTGCCTCTAGTCTGAAACAAGGCCATTCTCCTTAGATTTTTTAAACCTGAATAGTAAAGTAAGTTTCTGTTTCCATCTTCCCTTGGCATTATCTCCTAGGTATACACCTCAGTTGATTGACCTGGACCACAAACTGAAacctttcattcctgattttatcCCAGCTGTTGGGGATATTGATGCATTCTTAAAGGTACAGTCAGAACACCCTAAAAGTGAGTCCAGCAGTGTTTCTTCTGACACCTCTGTTACTCTACCAGTTCCACTAATTTCCTTGACAAGCATCGGCTTCTTGATATATACCCTTCATTTCCTTAGGGTTCTTAACCTTGCTCTCTACTCCAGGTTGTGTTCATCGCTATTAGGTAGTACTGGATTATCTCATTATATGTTAAAAATTGTCATATATTTGCCGCCTAATTATCCATGACTTCGCTTTCTATTTAAGGTCCTGTAGATCATGTATGTTTTCTAGGTAGGGTTTTAGTGCTGTATGGCAGACAGGCGTGCTTTTTGATACTAGTAACGGTGATGAAGCAGAAGAGTTCTTCCTCTTGAGCTTGTTGGAAACAGGATGCATGGCCTTTTTATGTccctctcattttttttctgttttctcacttTTCTCTTAACCAGGTCCCACGTCCTGATGGGAAGCCTGACAACCTTGGCCTCTTGGTATTAGATGAGCCTTCTACAAAGCAGTCAGACCCTACAGTGCTCTCGCTCTGGTTaacagagaattccaaacagcaCAACATCACAGTAAGATGCTAGTATAGTACAGGCCCAGTGGGAGAGGGCCAGAGTGGAGGCCTTGTTGGTGTGTGTAAGGTTGATGTACTGCCTACTAAAAGCGATGGCTGTGGTTTCAGGACAGTCCTGTTTTTTacataacagttttattgagatataatttacctaccataaaattcaccctttaaaattgtatatagttcagtgatttttagtatattcacagaactGTAGAAGCATCATCATctaagaacattttcatcattccagAAAGAAACTGTGTACCCATTAGTAGTCGTTACCCCTGCTCCTAGACCCTGGTAacgacttcattttttttttaatggcggAACACAGTTCCATTGTATGGAaacatcacattttgtttatccactcaccagttgtttccacttttcttAATTATGCTGCCATGAAGATGTACAAGTGTCTGCATGGACACATATTGTTATTTCTCGTGGATATACATgtaggagtgggattactaggcCATATGGTatctgtttaatattttgaggaactgccaaactgttttccaaagtggctgaatCATTTTACAATGCTACCAGTGATGAATGAAAGTTACCATTCTCCATATTGTCATCAGCACTTGCTACTCCCTTTTTTACTGTAGCTATCCCAGTAGGTGTGAAATGATATGTCAGTATGGTCAGCCCTGTCTTACTGACCTCCTCCTTTCCCAGGGCTCTAGAAAATTCTATCAGTGTTTCTTGTAATCTTCATTTGGCTGCCGTGAGGCCTCCCTTTTCATCAGCTACTTTGTGTATGAAATAGCAGCAGCATATGATGAGTCACTCTGTGAAAATGAGCGCTACTTCAGTGCCATGAGTCAGGCTTTCCCCTTGATTTTCTAGCAACACATGAAAGTAAAGAGCCTGGAAGATGCAGAAAAGAATCCCAAAGCCATTGACACATGGATTGAGAGCATCTCTGAGTTACATCGTTCTAAGCCCCCTGCAACTGTACACTATACCAGGTGAGAAATGCTGCCTTCTTCACCACTGTAACCATGGCAGCCTTCACCATGTGGAAACCCATTGCTTTTGAGAAGAGGGCCCAAAGGCTGGGGACATACTCGATCAACCTGAGGTCCTGTGGATCATGGCAGCTACTGGCTGAGATTACAGACACAAAGATTGTGGTTTTTCTGGTATTACTTAGCCAGCTTCGTCAAACCCCAGGTCCAGGGAGGTTTGATTTGCCCAGTCTGTGTTCTCCTGAAATCCTAATGTGCCAGATCGAGGACCTCCCTTCATCCTAAATACACTGACCCAGAGATTGCTGATGTCACCTGTCCATGTTTCTTGttcatatttctctctccacTCTTAGACCCATGCCTGATATTGACACGCTGATGCAGGAATGGTCCCCAGAGTTTGAGGAGCTTTTGGGCAAGGTGAGTGGAAGGTAGCAGGAGCTAAGAAAGTATGGCAACCTAGAATTCCCTCATGCTCAGACGTCCCAACATAACTACTatcctgatttattttttctctttcttttttgtttcttttctgtcttttttccccccctaattTCTAATACCATAGATTAGGTTTGTCTATGTGACAATTTACTTATCCATTCTATGGTAGCCATTTGGATagtttccagtttggggttaTTACAAatgaaatctaatctaataatagacaaatatgcaaattgaccgcaccttcgctacacctaagccacgcccaccagccaagccacgcccaccagccaatcaggacgagtatgcaaattgccccaacaaagatggcggctaatttgcatatcaagacagtgtcgaaagaagccaagagctgcaaaggggagtaaagcttcgaagaagcaagcaagccaggggggcggggggaggagaagggaggagcgaagtcagggccatgggcgaagggaaacaaaggcgggctggaggagaaggcggggccggcggcaagggcggggcggaggcggggcctggggcgaagggaaaagcaggcgggctggaggagaaggcgaggcgggcggcaaggggggggcggaggcggggcctggggcgaagggaaaagcaggtgggctggaggagaaggtgaggcgggcggcaagggcgtggaggaggcgggcgacaatggcggagcaaagggaaacgcgggcgggctggaggagaaggtgaggcgggtgataaaggcggagcggaggcggggccggggacgaagggaaacgcaggcgggccggaggagaaggcgaggcgggcggcaagggaggaacggaggcggggtagagtgcagcaggaaatcccattgcaggaattttcctgcaacgggaaagctagtattagTATAATATTATGATAATATTTCTAAGAACATTGTAACATATACCTATTGGTaagcatgtatatatatttcctgTATTATTACTTTAGACTCTACTTTTCCACAGAGatatttatgctatttttaaGTGCctcaaatttcaaaaatacaagaatagaacaatcagcctgcaggcagaggcagatctctgcaggctttgagtctttgcctgatctccttctgggcccagggctaggaaaagcagagccTGGTGCAcacttggtcctttccaaaggcacccagccccagcagagggaccCACaggctgtggattgctgatagctccaaacaggggaCTCAGGGCCACTCAgaaacagtgtctgacattgttCTGGACTAGAGGTTGGGCATTGTAGCAgacctacctaatacatagacacaaatccaaacagacagccaaaatggggagacaaaaaaaaaaccccaaatggaagaacaagagaattctccagaagaagtgCTAAACGAAATGAAGATAAGAAACTTATCAGATAGAGAGTTCAGAATAataatggtaaagatgctcaacagcatgagaaaaggtATAGCAACTGTGAAAAAAACCAGAGGTCCTTAACCTGGCACACTAGGATTTCAGGAGAACACAGACTGGGCAAACCAAACTTACACGGGGCCTTGGTCATAAAGAATGAGCTAGACTAATAACACAttggagcctggccagcatggctcagtggttgagtgtcgacctatgaacctggaggtcacagttggattcctggtcagggcacatgcccaggttgcaggctcgattcccagtagggggtgtgcaggaggcggctgatcaatgagtcttatcattgatgtttctatctccctccctctctgaaatcaataaaaatatatttttctaaaaagaacaCATTGAAAAGAATATACAACAGATTATGAGAAGCTgaggattggatcagtgaattagaagacagggtagaaaaaaatgatttagtcagagaaccaaaaagagaaaacaatgaaaaaacaagaggacagcttaagggagctgtgggacagcatgaaacataaaaatctataataataaaagtgtaatatgccaattagaccagacagctgaacgactttctggacgtccttctagaTGAAGCTGCCATgacaggggccgaggcagaggcggttaggggtgatcaggcaagcaggcagagtggttaggggtgatgaggcaggcaggcgagcagttacgGGCGATGAGGCAGGAAGGTAAGCAGGGCCAAtcgggcgatgaggcaggcaggcaagtggttaagggcgatgaggtaggcagatgagcagttaggggcgatgaagcaggtaggcaagtggttgggggcgatgaggcaggcaggcaagtggttgggggcaatgaggcaggcaggcgagtggttaggggcgatcagacaggcagaggggttaggggcgatgaggcaggcaggcagagtgattaggggcgatgaagcaggcaaggggttaggggtgatgaggcaggcaggcagagtggttaggggcgatgaggtaggcaggcaggcaagcggttaggagccagcagtcccggattgcgagggggatgtctgactgccgatttaggccctgcgggatcgggcctaaactggaagtcagacatcccccaaggggtcccagatcgtGAGAGGGTGTAGGaaccgggctgaggaaccctctctccccccatgcacgaatttcatgcaccgtgcctctagtattcatataatggGTATGTCAGGAGGTGAGGAAAGTGAGCAAGAGACAAAGAacgtgttttaaaaaaataatggcagaaaacttccctaacctggtgaagaaaaaagtcacacaagtttaggaggcacagagaaccccaagcaagaagaatccaaacaggGCCAcgccagacacatcataattaaaatgccaaaaattaaagacagacaatcttaaaggcagcaagagaaaagtaatgTGATATCTACAAAGGAGctctcataaggctgtcagctgatttgtCATCAGacactctacaggccagaagggactggaacgaaatactcaaggtaatgaaaagcaaggatctgaaaccaagattactatatccagcaaggctatcattcaaaaatagatggtgaaataagagtttcccagacaaaaaaaaggctaaaggagtttatcaccactacactagcactgcaagaaatgctaaagggactgctgtaatgagaagaagaaattgagccctagccagtttggctcagtggatagagcatcagcctgtggacctaagggtcccaggttcagttctggtcaagggcacatacctcagttacaagctcctcctggccctggtcggggcatgtgcaggaggcaaccaatcaatatgtttctccaacattgatatttttctctttctctctcccactaaaaatcaatggaaaaatatccttgggtgaggattagcaaaataaaatagaatcttaaaaaaaagagagatagaggaagatataaacaagtggaagaatatactatgttcatagTTTGAAAGAAttagcataattaaaatgtctatactacccaaagcaatctacagattcaacacaatccctattaaaataccaatggcatacttcacagagctagaacaaatattccaaaaatttatatggaactgccctaactggtttggctcagtggatagagcgtcatcctgcggactgaagggtcccgggttcggttccggtcatgggcgtgtaccttggttgcaggcacatccccagtcgggggtgtgcaggaggcagctgattgatgttactctcgcatcgatgtttctgactctctatccctctcccttcctctctgtaaaaaaaatcaataaaatatatttaaaaaaaaaaaaaaaaaatttatatggaaccataaaagaccctatatagctgcagcaatcttaaagaagaatgaagtaggagggatcacaataccagataccaaactatattacaaagccattataaccaaaacagcctggtactggcacaagaacgggcatatagacaaatagatcagaacagagaccacagaaattgacccacaccattacggtcaattaatatttgacaaaggaggcaagaacaaacaatggagtaaagacattctcttcaaaaaatggttctgggaaaactgggcagacacatgcaaaaaatgaaactagaccacccacttacaccatacacaagaataaactcaaggtgtataaaagacttaaatgtatagcatgaaaccataaaaatcttagaggaaaatataggcagtaaaatctcagacatctcacatagcagtatgtttatagatacatctcctagggcagcagttgccaaccggtggtccgtgaggtccgaaaggttggtgaccgctgtcccagggcaaaggaaactaagaaaaaaataaacaaatgggactacatcaaaataaaaagttgctgCACAGCAAAAACCCCCCACAAACCATTaaattgaaaagggaacccactgaatgggagaacatatttgtcaatgatatatctgataaagggttaatattcaaaatatatgaagtattcatacaactcaacaaaaagaagacaaacaatcaaacaatgggcagaagacctgaatagagatttctccaaagaggacatacagatggccaagagacacatgaaaaaatgctcaaagtcactgatcataagagaaatggaaatgaaaactgcaatgagataccacacaccagtcagaatggctaccataaaaaattaataaccaagtgctggcaaggatgtggagaaaagtaacGTGTTATCTAGTGTTCACtggctcactgctggtgggaatgcagactggtgcagccactatggaaaacagtatggagtttcccaaaaaattaaaaatggagttccatttttaatttgatccagtgatcccaattctgagaatatatcctaaaaaccacaaaacaccaatcagaaagaacatatgcactcctatgttcatagcagcattatttacaatagctaagatctggaattagcccaagtgcccatcagtagatgagtggataaggaaGGTGTGGGACacttacactatggaatactatgc contains:
- the IFT46 gene encoding intraflagellar transport protein 46 homolog, yielding MADNSSDEYEEENNKEKKKTLQLTPQQGFSENDDDDDDSSETDSDEDDDDEEHGAPLEGAYDPADYEHLPVSAEVKELFQYISRYTPQLIDLDHKLKPFIPDFIPAVGDIDAFLKVPRPDGKPDNLGLLVLDEPSTKQSDPTVLSLWLTENSKQHNITQHMKVKSLEDAEKNPKAIDTWIESISELHRSKPPATVHYTRPMPDIDTLMQEWSPEFEELLGKVSLPTAEIDCSLAAYIDMICAILDIPIYKSRIQSLHLLFSLYSEFKNSQHFKALAEGKKAFTPPSKPTSQAGDAETVTFS